One Sinorhizobium mexicanum genomic region harbors:
- the ptsP gene encoding phosphoenolpyruvate--protein phosphotransferase codes for MRDLSAGPRVLLKRLRELMAEPLEPQERLDRIVRQIAQNMVAEVCSVYVLRSDGVLELYATEGLNKTAVHLAQLKMGQGLVGTIAASARPLNLSDAQSHPAFTYLPETGEEIYHSFLGVPILRTGRALGVLVVQNKAMRNYREDEVEALETTAMVLAEMVATGELKKITKPGLELDLSRPVSIEGNSFGEGIGLGYVVLHEPRIVVTNLLNEDTEQELQRLAEALGSLRISIDDMLSRREVSMEGEHRAVLETYRMFAHDRGWVRKLEEAIRNGLTAEAAVERVQSETKARMIRLTDPYLRERMHDFDDLANRLLRQLSGYGARLSAADFPNDAIIVARAMGAAELLDYPRERVRGLVLEEGAVTSHVVIVARAMGIPVVGQAAGAVALAENRDAIIVDGDDAKVHLRPLADLQRAYEEKVRFRARRQAQFRALKDVEPLTKDGKRITLQMNAGLLVDLPHLNEAGAEGIGLFRTELQFMIASTMPKAEEQEAFYRSVLKQTGGKPVTFRTLDIGGDKVVPYFRAAEEENPALGWRAIRLSLDRPGLLRTQLRAMLRAAAGAELKLMLPMVTEVSELKSARELLQKEIERQSKLGEQLPRKLQFGAMLEVPALMWQLDELMAEVDFVSVGSNDLFQFAMAVDRGNARVSDRFDILDRPFMRILRDIVRAGERNDTPVTLCGEMASKPLSAMALLGLGFRSVSMSPTAVGPVKAMLLALDAGKLNEILEAALDDVKSQTSVRQLLVDFAAANGIPV; via the coding sequence ATGAGAGACCTTTCCGCAGGTCCGCGCGTTCTCCTCAAGCGGTTGCGCGAGCTCATGGCGGAACCGCTTGAGCCGCAGGAGCGCCTGGACCGGATCGTGCGCCAGATCGCACAGAACATGGTCGCGGAAGTGTGCTCCGTCTACGTGCTGCGTTCCGATGGCGTGCTCGAACTTTACGCCACCGAAGGTCTGAACAAGACCGCGGTCCACCTGGCGCAGTTGAAGATGGGGCAGGGTCTCGTCGGTACGATCGCCGCCTCGGCACGACCGCTTAATCTTTCCGATGCGCAGTCGCATCCGGCATTCACCTACCTGCCGGAGACGGGCGAAGAGATCTACCACTCCTTCCTCGGCGTGCCGATCCTGCGTACGGGACGAGCGCTCGGCGTTCTCGTCGTCCAGAACAAGGCGATGCGCAACTATCGCGAGGACGAGGTCGAGGCGCTGGAAACGACGGCGATGGTGCTCGCCGAGATGGTTGCGACCGGCGAATTGAAGAAGATCACCAAGCCGGGGCTCGAACTCGATCTTTCGCGCCCGGTCTCGATCGAAGGCAACAGCTTCGGCGAGGGCATAGGCCTCGGCTACGTCGTGCTGCACGAGCCGAGGATCGTCGTCACGAACCTGCTCAACGAGGATACGGAACAGGAATTGCAGCGCCTCGCAGAGGCGCTCGGTTCTCTGCGTATCTCGATCGACGACATGCTGTCGCGCCGCGAAGTCTCGATGGAGGGCGAACATCGGGCGGTGCTCGAAACCTATCGGATGTTCGCTCACGATCGTGGCTGGGTGAGGAAGCTTGAAGAAGCGATCCGCAACGGCCTGACGGCGGAAGCCGCCGTCGAACGCGTTCAGAGCGAGACCAAGGCGCGAATGATCCGGCTCACGGATCCCTATCTCCGCGAGCGGATGCACGATTTCGACGACCTTGCCAACCGGCTGCTGCGCCAGCTTTCCGGCTATGGCGCCAGGCTTTCCGCAGCCGATTTTCCCAATGACGCGATCATCGTCGCCCGCGCCATGGGGGCGGCCGAACTGCTCGACTATCCGCGAGAAAGAGTGCGCGGCCTGGTCCTTGAAGAGGGCGCAGTCACGAGCCATGTAGTGATCGTCGCCCGCGCCATGGGGATTCCGGTCGTGGGCCAGGCGGCGGGGGCGGTGGCGCTTGCCGAAAACCGCGACGCGATCATCGTCGACGGCGACGATGCGAAGGTGCATCTGCGGCCCTTGGCCGACCTGCAGCGGGCCTATGAGGAGAAGGTGCGGTTCCGTGCCCGCCGGCAGGCCCAGTTTCGTGCGCTGAAAGATGTCGAGCCGCTGACGAAGGATGGCAAGCGCATCACGCTACAGATGAACGCCGGCCTGCTGGTGGACCTGCCGCATCTGAACGAGGCGGGGGCGGAAGGCATCGGCCTTTTCCGCACGGAGCTGCAATTCATGATCGCGTCGACCATGCCGAAGGCAGAGGAACAGGAGGCCTTCTATCGCAGCGTGCTAAAGCAAACGGGCGGCAAGCCGGTGACCTTCCGCACGCTCGACATCGGTGGCGACAAGGTCGTACCCTATTTCCGCGCGGCGGAAGAGGAAAACCCGGCGCTCGGCTGGCGCGCGATCCGGCTTTCGCTCGACCGGCCCGGGCTTCTGCGCACGCAGTTGAGGGCGATGTTGAGAGCAGCCGCCGGCGCTGAACTCAAGCTGATGCTGCCCATGGTGACGGAAGTCTCCGAGCTCAAGAGCGCGCGCGAACTGTTGCAGAAGGAGATCGAGCGCCAGTCGAAGCTTGGCGAGCAGTTGCCGCGCAAGCTGCAGTTCGGTGCGATGCTGGAAGTTCCGGCGCTGATGTGGCAGCTCGACGAACTGATGGCAGAGGTGGATTTCGTTTCCGTCGGTTCGAACGATCTCTTCCAGTTCGCGATGGCGGTCGACCGCGGCAATGCCCGTGTGTCCGATCGTTTCGACATTCTCGACCGGCCATTCATGCGTATCCTGCGCGATATCGTGCGGGCCGGCGAGCGCAACGACACGCCGGTCACGCTATGCGGCGAAATGGCGAGCAAGCCGTTGTCGGCGATGGCGCTGCTCGGCCTCGGCTTCCGTTCGGTGTCAATGTCGCCGACCGCAGTCGGGCCGGTCAAGGCAATGCTCTTGGCGCTCGATGCCGGCAAGTTGAACGAGATTCTGGAAGCTGCGCTCGACGACGTGAAATCCCAAACGTCCGTTCGGCAGCTCCTCGTCGATTTCGCAGCGGCGAACGGCATACCGGTTTAG
- a CDS encoding aspartate kinase, with the protein MARIVMKFGGTSVANLERIYNVARHVKREVDAGHQVAVVVSAMSGKTNELVGWVENMPKVAGSNAPFYDAREYDAVVASGEQVTSGLLAIALQSMNINARSWQGWQIPIKTDNAHGAARILDIEGADIIRRMGEGQVAVIAGFQGLGPDNRLATLGRGGSDTSAVAIAAAVKADRCDIYTDVDGVYTTDPRIEPKARRLKKIAFEEMLEMASLGAKVLQVRSVELAMVHKVRTFVRSSFEDPDAPGMGDLLNPPGTLICDEDEIVEQEVVTGIAYAKDEAQISLRRLADRPGVSAAIFGPLAEAHINVDMIVQNISEDGSKTDMTFTVPSGDVDKALKVLSDNKEKIGYDVAQSESGLVKVSVIGIGMRSHAGVAASAFRALADKGINIKAITTSEIKISILIDGPYAELAVRTLHSAYGLDKS; encoded by the coding sequence ATGGCACGCATCGTGATGAAATTCGGCGGAACATCCGTCGCAAATTTGGAACGCATCTACAATGTCGCCCGCCATGTGAAACGCGAAGTCGATGCCGGTCACCAGGTCGCCGTCGTCGTTTCCGCCATGTCCGGCAAGACCAACGAGTTGGTCGGCTGGGTCGAAAACATGCCGAAGGTCGCCGGTTCGAACGCCCCCTTTTACGACGCGCGTGAATACGATGCCGTCGTTGCCTCCGGTGAGCAGGTCACCTCCGGGCTGCTGGCGATCGCGCTGCAATCGATGAACATCAACGCGCGCTCCTGGCAGGGTTGGCAGATCCCGATCAAGACCGACAACGCCCACGGCGCCGCCCGCATCCTCGACATCGAAGGCGCCGACATCATTCGTCGGATGGGCGAGGGCCAGGTGGCGGTGATCGCCGGCTTCCAAGGCCTTGGTCCGGACAATCGGCTGGCGACGCTCGGGCGCGGCGGTTCCGACACTTCGGCGGTTGCGATCGCCGCCGCTGTCAAGGCCGACCGTTGCGACATCTATACGGATGTCGATGGCGTCTACACGACCGACCCGCGGATCGAGCCCAAGGCCCGCCGGCTGAAGAAAATCGCCTTCGAGGAAATGCTCGAAATGGCCTCGCTCGGCGCCAAGGTGCTGCAGGTGCGCTCGGTCGAGCTCGCCATGGTGCACAAGGTTCGCACCTTCGTGCGCTCTTCTTTCGAGGATCCCGATGCGCCGGGCATGGGTGACCTTCTGAACCCGCCCGGAACGCTGATTTGTGATGAGGATGAGATCGTGGAACAGGAAGTCGTAACCGGCATTGCCTATGCCAAGGATGAAGCCCAGATTTCGCTGCGCCGTCTGGCAGACCGGCCGGGCGTTTCCGCCGCGATCTTCGGCCCCCTGGCAGAGGCCCATATCAACGTCGACATGATCGTGCAGAACATCTCGGAAGACGGCTCGAAGACGGACATGACCTTCACCGTTCCCTCCGGCGATGTGGACAAGGCGCTGAAGGTGCTTTCCGACAACAAGGAAAAGATCGGCTACGACGTTGCCCAGTCGGAATCCGGCCTCGTCAAGGTCTCGGTGATCGGCATCGGCATGCGCAGCCATGCGGGCGTCGCCGCGTCGGCCTTCCGCGCGCTTGCCGACAAGGGCATCAACATCAAGGCGATCACCACGTCCGAGATCAAGATATCCATTTTGATCGACGGTCCATATGCGGAATTGGCGGTTCGCACTTTGCATTCCGCCTACGGTCTGGATAAGAGTTAA
- a CDS encoding ABC-F family ATP-binding cassette domain-containing protein yields the protein MALINVKNLSVTLGAPLFSNLNLSVAAGDRIGIVAANGRGKSTLLKCIAGGLDPTAGEITRLRGLTIGHVEQAVPTAILDKPFYEAVRHALPEEQAETESWRVDVMLDSLGVPPELRERPIAQLSGGWQRLALLARVSVTDPDALLLDEPTNHLDLAKIMQLENWLNSLPRDVPVLISSHDRAFLDATTNRTLFLRPEQSQVFSLPYSRARGALDEIDASDERRYQKEMKTAQQLRRQAAKLNNIGINSGSDLLTVKTKQLRQRAERLEDGARPGFQERSSGAIRLANRGTHAKILVTLDDVLVEAPGERLLFKTGKLWICQGDRIVLLGRNGTGKSRLINLIRTAISGPGHASESIKPTPSLVLGYSDQDLAGLPDEDTPLAALGRRFEIGDQRARALLAGAGLGIDLQTRPIAVLSGGQKSRLAMLVLRLTNPNFYLLDEPTNHLDIEGQEALEGELLANEATCLLVSHDRSFVRAVGNRFWLIENRRLVEVDGPEDFFASAATSPM from the coding sequence ATGGCCTTGATCAATGTAAAGAACCTCAGCGTCACCTTGGGCGCGCCGCTCTTTTCGAACCTCAATCTTTCGGTCGCAGCCGGCGACCGTATCGGCATCGTCGCCGCCAACGGCCGGGGAAAGTCCACGCTTTTGAAATGCATCGCGGGCGGGCTTGATCCGACCGCAGGCGAAATCACGCGCTTGCGTGGTCTGACAATCGGCCATGTCGAGCAAGCGGTACCGACCGCTATCTTGGACAAGCCATTCTACGAGGCTGTCCGCCATGCCTTGCCGGAGGAACAGGCGGAGACCGAGAGCTGGCGGGTCGATGTCATGCTGGATTCCCTCGGAGTTCCGCCGGAGCTTCGCGAACGGCCGATCGCACAACTCAGTGGCGGCTGGCAGAGGCTCGCGCTCCTTGCCCGCGTCTCCGTCACCGATCCGGACGCGCTGCTGCTCGACGAGCCGACGAACCATCTCGACCTCGCCAAGATCATGCAGCTGGAAAATTGGCTCAACAGCCTGCCCCGCGACGTTCCCGTGCTGATCTCCAGCCACGATCGCGCCTTTCTCGATGCAACGACAAACCGCACGCTGTTTCTGCGTCCCGAGCAGTCTCAGGTATTTTCGCTGCCCTATTCGCGTGCCCGCGGCGCGCTGGACGAGATCGATGCCTCGGATGAGCGGCGTTATCAGAAGGAGATGAAGACCGCCCAGCAACTGCGCCGGCAGGCGGCCAAGCTCAACAATATCGGTATCAACTCCGGCAGCGACCTCCTGACCGTCAAGACGAAGCAGTTGCGGCAACGGGCGGAGCGCCTGGAAGATGGGGCGCGGCCGGGGTTTCAGGAACGATCATCCGGGGCGATCCGGCTTGCCAACCGCGGCACGCATGCCAAGATCCTGGTGACGCTCGATGATGTACTCGTGGAAGCGCCTGGCGAACGCCTGCTCTTCAAGACAGGCAAGCTCTGGATCTGCCAGGGCGACCGCATCGTGCTGCTCGGGCGCAACGGCACCGGAAAATCGCGGCTCATCAACCTGATCAGGACGGCGATATCCGGACCGGGCCACGCATCGGAAAGCATCAAGCCAACGCCGTCCCTCGTGCTCGGCTACAGTGATCAGGACCTCGCTGGCCTGCCGGATGAGGACACCCCACTGGCAGCCCTCGGCCGGCGTTTTGAGATCGGCGATCAAAGGGCGCGCGCCCTGCTGGCCGGTGCCGGGCTCGGCATCGACCTCCAGACCCGCCCGATCGCTGTTCTTTCAGGCGGCCAGAAGTCAAGGCTTGCCATGCTTGTCCTGAGGCTTACCAATCCGAATTTCTACCTGCTCGACGAGCCGACGAACCATCTGGATATCGAAGGGCAGGAAGCGTTGGAAGGGGAGCTGTTGGCGAACGAAGCGACCTGCCTTCTCGTCTCGCACGACCGCAGCTTCGTGCGCGCCGTCGGCAATCGCTTCTGGCTGATCGAAAACCGACGGCTCGTCGAGGTCGACGGTCCGGAGGATTTCTTTGCCTCCGCGGCAACAAGTCCGATGTGA
- a CDS encoding methyltransferase domain-containing protein has protein sequence MIEGDEIVPNDRIAWAVDVLSPGASEEILEIGCGHGVAVTMVCDRLIDGRIVAVDRSATMIEAAKRRNAVHLAAGRARFHTAELASADLGEARFDKAYALRVGAFARKDPARELVVLARHLSPAGRLFLFHDEPGHSADDIARRLEAGIRCNAWTVKAVLTRRLDGCDVACVIALPPKPVAAAKR, from the coding sequence GTGATCGAGGGGGACGAGATCGTGCCGAACGACAGGATAGCCTGGGCCGTCGACGTATTATCGCCGGGCGCGTCCGAGGAGATACTCGAGATCGGCTGCGGCCATGGGGTTGCGGTGACGATGGTTTGCGACAGGCTGATCGATGGCCGCATCGTCGCGGTCGACCGGTCGGCGACGATGATTGAGGCGGCAAAGCGACGAAATGCGGTTCATCTCGCCGCCGGCCGCGCGCGGTTTCATACCGCCGAGCTTGCCTCTGCGGATCTCGGGGAGGCGCGCTTCGACAAAGCCTACGCCCTGCGCGTCGGCGCTTTCGCGCGGAAAGATCCCGCCCGCGAGCTTGTGGTCCTGGCGCGGCACCTTTCTCCGGCCGGGCGGCTCTTCCTCTTCCATGACGAACCAGGTCACAGCGCCGACGATATCGCGCGACGGCTGGAGGCGGGCATCAGGTGTAACGCCTGGACGGTGAAGGCGGTATTGACGCGCAGGCTTGACGGTTGTGACGTCGCCTGCGTTATCGCTCTTCCACCCAAGCCGGTTGCCGCTGCCAAGCGGTAG
- a CDS encoding dihydrofolate reductase family protein codes for MRKIIMWDMVSVDGFFETPDHDISWFVFEDELAAYIGETQMEAGTLLFGRATYETMAAYWPAAEGDIATFMNGIEKFVFSRTLKSADWHNTTLVSGDAVAQVERLKELDGGTIFIFGSADFAATLTAKGLVDEYRLGINPVLLGKGVPLFQNIPERTNLKLTHTRPLKSGVVILHYQPQSA; via the coding sequence ATGCGCAAGATTATCATGTGGGACATGGTCAGCGTCGACGGCTTCTTCGAGACGCCAGATCACGACATAAGCTGGTTCGTCTTCGAAGATGAACTCGCAGCCTACATCGGCGAGACGCAGATGGAAGCCGGAACGCTGCTTTTCGGTCGTGCGACCTATGAGACGATGGCGGCCTATTGGCCGGCGGCCGAGGGCGACATCGCCACGTTCATGAACGGTATCGAGAAATTCGTGTTCTCGAGAACGCTGAAGAGCGCCGACTGGCACAACACGACGCTCGTTTCAGGCGACGCCGTCGCGCAGGTGGAGCGGCTGAAGGAGCTCGACGGCGGAACAATCTTCATCTTCGGCAGCGCCGATTTCGCTGCGACCCTGACGGCGAAGGGGCTCGTCGATGAGTACCGCCTCGGCATCAATCCCGTGCTGCTCGGCAAAGGTGTTCCGCTCTTCCAGAATATTCCGGAGCGCACGAACCTGAAGCTCACGCATACACGCCCGCTCAAATCCGGCGTCGTCATCCTGCATTACCAGCCGCAATCCGCTTGA
- the ubiG gene encoding bifunctional 2-polyprenyl-6-hydroxyphenol methylase/3-demethylubiquinol 3-O-methyltransferase UbiG gives MSETARTTIDQSEVDRFSAMAAEWWDPTGKFRPLHKFNPVRLAYIRDKVSEHFGRDPKGPQPLKGLRLLDIGCGGGLLSEPMARMGADVLGADASEKNIGIAKTHAAGSGVSVDYRAVTAEALAEAGESFDVVLNMEVVEHVADVDFFVTTCAHMVRPGGLMFVATINRTVKAAALAIFAAENLLRWLPRGTHQYEKLVRPEELEKPLEASGLEIADRTGVFFNPLANQWNLSKDMDVNYMLVARRPR, from the coding sequence ATGAGCGAGACGGCACGCACCACGATCGACCAGAGCGAAGTGGACCGGTTCTCCGCGATGGCTGCGGAATGGTGGGATCCGACCGGCAAGTTCCGTCCGTTGCACAAGTTCAATCCGGTGCGCCTTGCCTATATCCGCGACAAGGTATCGGAGCATTTCGGCCGTGACCCCAAGGGTCCGCAGCCGCTTAAAGGCCTGCGGCTGCTCGATATCGGTTGCGGCGGCGGGCTTCTCTCCGAGCCGATGGCGCGCATGGGCGCAGATGTCCTTGGCGCTGACGCATCGGAAAAGAACATCGGTATCGCCAAGACCCACGCCGCGGGGAGCGGCGTTTCCGTCGACTACCGCGCAGTCACCGCGGAGGCGCTCGCCGAAGCCGGCGAAAGCTTCGACGTCGTCCTTAACATGGAGGTGGTCGAACATGTCGCCGACGTCGATTTCTTCGTCACCACCTGTGCCCACATGGTGCGCCCGGGCGGACTGATGTTCGTAGCCACGATCAACCGCACGGTGAAAGCCGCCGCGCTCGCGATCTTCGCCGCGGAAAACCTGTTGCGCTGGCTCCCACGCGGCACCCACCAATACGAGAAGCTGGTTCGTCCGGAGGAACTGGAAAAGCCGCTCGAGGCAAGCGGTCTCGAAATCGCGGACCGCACCGGTGTGTTCTTCAACCCGCTCGCCAATCAATGGAATCTGTCGAAGGATATGGACGTCAACTACATGCTCGTCGCAAGGCGGCCGCGCTGA
- a CDS encoding DUF1178 family protein — protein sequence MIRYNLSCDDGHDFEGWFASSDDFDSQAEQRLVACPACGSHSVTKQLMAPSVSTARKKEATRALVMDRAQKETIAKIRELVNSIRENAEDVGERFPEEARKIHYGEAEERGLIGKASAEEAIALLEEGIEIAPLPVLPDDVN from the coding sequence GTGATCCGTTACAACCTCTCGTGTGATGATGGCCATGACTTCGAAGGCTGGTTCGCGTCGAGCGACGATTTCGATTCCCAGGCTGAGCAACGTCTGGTCGCCTGTCCTGCATGCGGCTCTCACTCCGTTACCAAGCAGCTGATGGCGCCTTCGGTATCGACCGCGCGCAAGAAGGAGGCGACGCGGGCACTCGTGATGGATCGGGCCCAGAAGGAAACGATCGCCAAGATCCGCGAACTGGTCAATTCGATCCGCGAGAATGCCGAGGACGTCGGCGAACGTTTCCCGGAAGAAGCGCGCAAGATCCACTATGGCGAGGCCGAGGAGCGCGGGCTGATCGGCAAGGCAAGCGCGGAAGAGGCGATCGCGCTTCTGGAAGAAGGCATCGAGATCGCACCCCTGCCGGTGCTGCCGGATGACGTGAATTAG
- a CDS encoding carbon-nitrogen hydrolase family protein, which translates to MSFKAAAVQMCSGVDPARNVETMAKLVREAAAQGATYIQTPEMTGAIQRDRAGLRSVLKDEANDVVVHEAAALAGELGVYLHIGSTPIALSDGKIANRGFLFGPTGVKVCDYDKIHMFDVDLENGESWRESAAYQPGATARIADLAFGKLGFSICYDVRFPELFRQQAVAGAEIMSIPAAFTKQTGEAHWEILLRARAIENGLFVVAAAQAGKHEDGRETFGHSMIIDPWGRVLAEAGAAGERVIVADIDIAAVHGARAKIPNLKNGRSFVLDEVMPTGKGGVAA; encoded by the coding sequence ATGAGTTTCAAGGCTGCAGCCGTCCAGATGTGTTCCGGCGTCGATCCCGCAAGAAACGTGGAGACGATGGCGAAGCTCGTGCGTGAGGCGGCCGCTCAAGGCGCGACCTACATCCAGACTCCGGAAATGACCGGTGCCATCCAGCGCGATCGGGCAGGACTTCGATCCGTGCTGAAGGACGAGGCGAACGACGTCGTCGTGCACGAAGCCGCGGCCCTTGCCGGCGAGCTCGGCGTCTATCTCCATATAGGCTCGACACCGATAGCGCTTTCCGACGGCAAAATTGCCAACCGCGGCTTCCTCTTCGGGCCGACCGGGGTCAAGGTCTGCGATTACGACAAGATCCACATGTTCGACGTGGATCTGGAGAATGGCGAAAGCTGGCGCGAGAGTGCGGCATACCAACCCGGCGCGACAGCGCGCATCGCCGATCTTGCCTTCGGTAAGCTGGGCTTTTCCATCTGTTACGACGTCCGCTTCCCCGAGCTCTTCCGCCAGCAGGCCGTTGCCGGTGCCGAGATCATGTCGATACCTGCGGCCTTCACCAAGCAGACCGGCGAGGCGCACTGGGAGATCCTGTTGCGCGCCCGCGCCATCGAAAACGGCCTTTTCGTCGTCGCCGCTGCGCAGGCTGGAAAACACGAGGATGGTCGTGAAACCTTCGGTCATTCGATGATCATCGACCCGTGGGGCCGCGTGCTCGCTGAGGCAGGCGCGGCCGGGGAGAGGGTTATCGTTGCCGACATCGACATTGCCGCGGTGCATGGCGCGCGGGCGAAGATACCCAATCTCAAGAATGGCCGCAGTTTTGTGCTGGACGAGGTGATGCCGACCGGGAAAGGGGGCGTTGCAGCGTGA
- a CDS encoding ComF family protein — translation MHWAGLLRRLGREAVGIVYPPVCCGCGRLTGDHHAVCPACWSGLRLIERPYCEILGLPFAFDAGPGSVSPEAIADPPVFDRLRSVAIHDGVVRDLVHGLKYRDRTDLAPMMGEWMIRASDGAVAAADMIVPVPLHAFRLWRRKFNQAAELARAIAGRAEKPYRPDALRRIKRTSRQVGLGARAREENVRGAFVVPESGRPGLSGKRIILVDDVYTTGATVSAATRALKRAGAGDVTVLTFARAMSGPI, via the coding sequence TTGCATTGGGCGGGGTTGTTGCGCCGCCTCGGGCGCGAAGCCGTCGGTATCGTCTATCCGCCGGTCTGCTGCGGCTGCGGGCGGCTGACCGGCGACCATCACGCCGTATGCCCGGCCTGCTGGTCCGGCCTGCGGCTGATCGAGCGCCCCTATTGCGAGATCCTCGGGCTGCCCTTTGCCTTTGATGCCGGGCCGGGTTCGGTCTCCCCAGAAGCTATCGCTGATCCCCCCGTCTTCGACCGACTTCGCTCGGTGGCGATCCATGATGGTGTCGTGCGCGATCTCGTCCACGGTTTGAAATACCGCGACCGTACCGATCTTGCGCCGATGATGGGTGAATGGATGATCCGCGCGAGCGACGGCGCGGTCGCTGCTGCCGACATGATCGTTCCGGTTCCGCTCCATGCATTCCGCCTCTGGCGGCGAAAATTCAATCAGGCCGCCGAGCTCGCCCGTGCCATCGCGGGGCGTGCGGAAAAGCCCTACCGGCCGGACGCGCTTCGCCGCATCAAACGCACCAGCCGGCAGGTCGGTCTCGGCGCCCGGGCGCGTGAGGAGAATGTGCGCGGCGCTTTCGTCGTCCCTGAAAGCGGCAGGCCGGGTCTCAGCGGGAAAAGGATCATACTCGTCGACGATGTATATACGACCGGTGCAACCGTCTCGGCCGCGACCCGCGCGCTGAAGCGGGCGGGGGCCGGAGACGTCACGGTTTTGACCTTTGCAAGAGCCATGTCCGGTCCTATATGA
- a CDS encoding methyltransferase domain-containing protein, translated as MEIIFDQSLVEARRHRARINGDQKATFLLDIVARELAERVSVVERHFDRAMELHGYTGPTARCLAATGKVGTIERVETEDGFGSGDRPVTVAPLERIPAAPESLNLLVSPLSLHLTNDTPGVFIQARRVLKPDGLFLAAIPGNGTLQELRDSLLTAEAELTGGASPRVIPFADVREMGALLQRAGFALPVADAETYTVRYDSLFGLLKDLRAMGMANPLAARSRVPVSRRFFLRAAEIYAERFSDPDGRVRATFSIIYVSGWAPHESQQKPLKPGSAKQRLSEALGADEHPLKER; from the coding sequence GTGGAAATCATCTTTGACCAGAGCCTCGTCGAGGCGCGCCGCCACAGGGCCCGTATCAACGGCGACCAGAAGGCAACCTTCCTGCTCGATATCGTGGCGCGGGAGCTCGCCGAGCGCGTCAGCGTCGTTGAAAGGCATTTCGACCGGGCAATGGAGTTGCATGGCTACACCGGTCCCACGGCGCGCTGTCTTGCCGCGACGGGCAAGGTCGGAACCATCGAGCGGGTGGAAACGGAGGACGGCTTCGGTTCCGGGGACCGGCCCGTTACGGTCGCCCCACTGGAGCGAATTCCCGCCGCACCGGAGTCGCTCAATCTCCTCGTGTCGCCGCTTTCGCTGCATCTGACCAACGATACGCCCGGCGTCTTCATCCAGGCCCGTCGCGTGTTGAAGCCGGATGGCCTGTTTCTGGCGGCCATCCCCGGCAACGGCACGCTGCAGGAGCTTCGCGATTCGCTTCTCACGGCCGAGGCCGAACTGACCGGCGGGGCGAGCCCGAGGGTCATTCCCTTTGCCGATGTTCGTGAAATGGGCGCCCTCCTGCAGCGGGCGGGCTTTGCCCTGCCGGTCGCGGACGCCGAAACCTACACGGTCCGCTACGATTCACTTTTCGGGTTGCTGAAGGACCTCAGGGCCATGGGCATGGCCAACCCGCTGGCGGCCCGCAGTCGCGTGCCGGTTTCCCGGCGGTTTTTCCTGAGGGCGGCCGAGATCTATGCGGAACGCTTCTCCGATCCCGACGGCCGCGTCCGCGCGACCTTCTCGATCATCTATGTTTCCGGTTGGGCGCCGCACGAAAGCCAGCAAAAACCGTTGAAACCCGGCTCCGCCAAGCAACGGCTGTCCGAAGCGCTCGGCGCTGACGAGCATCCGTTGAAAGAACGATAG
- a CDS encoding Flp family type IVb pilin yields MAKFTGFIRSRDGATVVEYGLVAALISIGLIVGLESFSDSLLGLFDHVVDTAESAWG; encoded by the coding sequence ATGGCTAAGTTTACGGGCTTCATTCGCAGCAGAGACGGCGCCACAGTCGTGGAATACGGCCTCGTCGCCGCACTTATTTCCATCGGCCTCATCGTCGGTCTCGAGAGTTTCTCCGATTCGCTGCTCGGTCTCTTCGATCATGTGGTGGACACGGCGGAGTCGGCCTGGGGCTGA
- a CDS encoding (deoxy)nucleoside triphosphate pyrophosphohydrolase encodes MDVQGKKIVLVAACALVDSDGRVLLAQRPEGKPLAGLWEFPGGKVEPGETPEVTLIRELEEELGIRTKVACLAPLTFASHSYDDFHLLMPLYVCRRYEGFAEGREGQTIKWVRPKALRDYPMPPADEPLIPFLMDLL; translated from the coding sequence ATGGATGTGCAGGGAAAGAAGATCGTGCTGGTTGCGGCCTGCGCTCTGGTCGATTCCGATGGCCGCGTTCTCCTGGCGCAGCGTCCGGAGGGAAAGCCGCTTGCCGGGCTTTGGGAGTTTCCGGGCGGCAAGGTGGAGCCTGGTGAAACGCCTGAGGTGACGCTGATCCGCGAGTTGGAGGAGGAACTCGGCATACGCACCAAGGTCGCATGCCTTGCGCCGCTCACCTTCGCGAGCCATAGCTATGACGATTTTCACCTGCTGATGCCGCTTTATGTATGTCGGCGATACGAGGGCTTTGCCGAGGGGCGAGAGGGCCAGACGATCAAGTGGGTGCGGCCGAAAGCGCTGCGCGACTATCCGATGCCTCCGGCAGACGAGCCGCTGATCCCATTTCTGATGGATTTGCTCTGA